One Nycticebus coucang isolate mNycCou1 chromosome 7, mNycCou1.pri, whole genome shotgun sequence genomic window, GATTTTCCAAACAATTTATTGGAACTCATTATTCTGGGTATTTCAGTCCCTGAAGACACAGATGTGACACCACAAAATAAAAACCTTGATTGTGTTGTTGTTAGCATGgatctacagtagaacctccatagttgaccgcctccctacattgactcCCTCCTTaactgattttcatagactggacgtgcaccacacGGCCTAGTTCATTACGtcgaccacctccatatattgactactttgttacagtgccttgggtggtcagcttacagcgGTTCTACCGTGTGTGTGTAATCACATATACTATATATCTATCCATCTATAGATGTATTTgtcaaaatacataaaagtaaggccaggtgcagtggctcacccctataatcccagcactctgggaggctgaggtgggtggattgcctgagctctggattcaagaccagcctgagcaagagtgagattcctatctctgccaaaaatagaaaaactagctgagcattgtggcaggtatatATACAAAGGACTTGTGCACtttagttttaagaaataaaagaaagcaaaaatgtaaGTAGAAGCATAGgtaattaaattacattttcagaatttattttattttatttatttttttgagacagagcctaagttgtcaccctgagtagagcactgtggcatcacagctcacagcaacctccaattcctgggttcaagtgattctcctgcctctgcctcccaaataagtgggactgcaggcgcccgccacaacacctgactattttttggttgcagccgtcattgtttggcgggcccaggctggatttgaaccctccagctcaggtgtatgtggctggcgccagcACCAAgccttcagaatttttttaattaaaaataattttttagaggtggggtctcactgtgttgctacATATAGCCTCAAACATACGGGCTTAAGGGATTGGCTCATGTGAGActccaaaaagtagctgggacgacaggtgcagTCACAATGGCCAGCtgttttctcattattatttttacttttaaaataaaaatcttggcttggcacccatagctcagtggttagggcaccggccacatacactggggctggtggtctactaaacaacaatgacaactggacagaaaaatagctggccattgtggtgggcacctgtactcccagctagttgggaggctgacacaagagaatcatttaagcccaagagtttgatgctgctgtgaactgtgatgcaacagcactctacagagggtgacgtggtgagactttgtctcaaaaaaaaattaaaaaataaaataaagtaaaataaaataaaaattcacaaatagTCCATGTTTATTTTAGAGAACTTAGAAACTATTGATGAAAAGCCCATTCAGTTATTAGCTATAAGCATACATATGTTATACATACTATAGATGCTATATATTAAATCATTTCTTCAATATTTCATAACAAGTAATAGATGGCTTGAAAGCAAGTAGCATCTTTAAAtaggaatagtttttttttctaatgctttctttttctttttttcctttcttttcccccatTTCAGCAAaggagtgtggtggtgtcttcACAGATCCCAAGCGTATTTTTAAATCTCCAGGCTTTCCAAAGGAGTATGAGGATAATCAGATCTGCTACTGGCACATTAGACTCAAGTATGGTCAGCGTATTCACCTAAGTTTTTTGAACTTTGACCTTGAAGATGATCCAGGTTGCTTGGCAGACTATGTTGAAATATATGACAGTTATGATGATGTCCATGGCTTCGTAGGAAGGTATGTGAGGTTTTCCTATACAGGAAGTTAAATGAATGTCCAACATTTTGTTTcttgcttctttcatttttcctgcACTGTCCCTGCAATACTGATTTTACAGTATTTCAATTTTCCTACAATACCATATCATTTTCAAGAAAGATTTTCTTAGCTGACTGCTCCATATACTTATTACTAAAGTAGTGATAGTTGCCTTTGATTATTAGTAAGTTGTAAAAACAAGGTagtctggctcggtgcctgtagctcagtggctacggctccagccacatataccagagctggtgggttcgaatccagactgggcctgccaaacaacaatgacaattacaaccaaaaaatagcaaggcactcagtgggcacctgttgtcccagccataagggaggctgaggcaagagaatcacttaagcccaagagtttgaggttgctgtgagctgtgacaccatgacactctactgagggcgacataatgagactctgtctcaaaaaaaaaacaaaaaaagaagtagtcTATTTATTAAAACCTCAAGATTTGACTAAcaataggaagaagaaaaaatacataaggtGAAAAATGTGTTGGGGGTTTTAAGTTCTAAGTTATGTTAACTTCCTAAAAACGACTGtaatttcagttaatttttgcctttcttctttctacaAAACTTTGTGCTAAGCATTATGTACATAAAGTAAGTAAGCAAAGTATAGCCCCTTCTCTTTTACAATTTAGTTAAGCATACAATAAATACCTTCTTAAAAATAGCTTTctttggccaggtacagtggctcatgcctataatcccagcactttgggaggctgagatgagaagaTTGAGTTTggccaggagttggaaaccaacctgggcaacatagtgagactccatctctacagaaaaaaaattgttgtaaataaggaggtgcaaaaaaaaaaaactaataataataataagctggCTGTgatgatgggcacctgtggttTTACTCAGGCGGtaaggcaggagagttgcttgagcccaggagtaagTTCAAGGCTGCCTGAAGCTATGAGCCATGATTGTGCTACTGTCCTCCAGCATGGATgataaagaaagactctgtctctaaaacttaattaattaaattaattttttaaaaagttttctttggcataagaaacaaatgtttccttcctctatattttcCCCTTGATTTATCAACATGCTAGAACATAGTCTTTTTCCCCACCCCAAATCTTTAATATAGTTTAAATTTTGAGTGCTTTACAATATATTCAAAGTTAAGGTGTGTACAATTAGGTATTTTATATATTCAGGTCCCCACTTTGTAACATATTTTAGACTGTAGGTTATCAATTATCAATAGGCTATCAAATATCAATTCTCTGTTATAAATGATAGTAATTTAATAGAAGAGAATAATAGTagggctcaacacctgtagcacagtggttatggcaccagccacatacaccaagggtggtggatttgaacccagcccaggccagctaaacaacaatgacaactaaaaccaaaaaatagccaggtgttgtggcaggcacctgtagtcccaggtacttgggaggctaaggcaaaagaatcacttaagcccaagagttggaggttgctgtgagctgtgacaccacagtactctactcagggtaatatgatgagactctgcctcaaaaaagaaaaaaaaaagtaatagtagGACAATTTAAAAATGACAGACTCAACGGATTTTTATGTTGTCTTTGAAACGTGTAATttaaatacaaggaaaaataaatccgTGTTGTCTAGGAGTtaggataaaaaggaaaagaaaaagaaaggcatttctttttttttttttgtagagacagagtttcactttatggccctcggcagagtgccgtggcctcacacagctcacagcaacttccaactcctgggctcaagctattctcctgcctcagcctcccaagtagctgggactataggcgtccaccacaacgcccggctatttttctgttgcagttcggccggggccgggtttgaacccgccaccctcggtatatggggccggtgccctaccgactgagccacaggtgctgcccagaaaggCATTTCTTGCATAAATGAACAACAGTTTTTGAAGGGAAAGTATGTGTTgttgtgttttgctttgttttgttctttggcTGATGACTACGGAACAAAATgcaactagtttttaaaaataccttggaGAAGACATGAAGTAGAGTTTGAGAAATTCAGAACCAGGCATTTTCTGAAAGAATGGATCTTTCACCTTGGGAATCAAGAGGACATTTTGTTCTAAACCCAGTTTCAGAAATCAATTACAACTCTAGATAAAATTGTAAACTATTATTTTAGAGGTGTCAACAGGCTAATTTGTTATTTATTGGATTCatattatctccttttttttttaagacaaggtctaaTAAAACTCCATTCTTCTTTAGTCGTGAAGAAAACTTTGTAAATTAATCAGAAACAAATTTTTGGTTTTTCCAAGTAGAGTCAAATGATCTATTATTGCACAAAAGTTTTATAGGTACACAAAGTAGCAAGGCCAcagatcattttcttttaatttcattaattgtgAGAAGATTACTTCAAACAACAAATTTTGTTTCAACTTTTCTTCTCCCTTACAAAtccaagtaaaaaaacaaattttaataattatagaaaaattggccagacacggtggctcacttctataatcctagcactctgggaggccaaggaaggaggattgctcgagctcaggagtttgagcaagagtgaaccttctgggtggtgcctgtggctcagtgagcagggcgccggccccatataccgagggtggcgggttcaaacccagccctggccaaactgcaacaggcgggcgcctgtagtcccagctactcgggaggctgaggcaggagaatcacctaagcccaggagttggaggttgctgtgagctgtgtgacatcacagcactctaccaagggcaataaagtgaaactctgtctctacaaaaaaaaaaaaaaaagagtgaaccttctgtctctactaaaaatagaaaaattagccaggcatagtcatgggcacttgtagtctcagcaacttgagaggctgaggcaggagaattgcttgagcccaagagtttgctgtgatctgggctgaggccatggtactgTAGTCTGGATGACAGAGAAAATTGAAATGCTGTAAAATTAGTATTGCAAGGACAATGCAGtttctgtctcagaaacaaaaaagaaagaaagaaaaagaaaaaaattatagaaaaatgagccattAATTATCAGTAAGAACTTTTTCAATAGCTATATAATATTCACTCATGTTACttctcttttctaaatatttcttttcagataCTGTGGAGATGTGCTTCCAGATGACATCATTAGTACAGGTAATGCTCTAAACTGGGGACCAAAACCATAATTTGTTTTGTCACCATAATTTGTTTTGTCAGTGTCAATGACGGTGAAGGACGTTGTCCTAGGggttattattattcattttttaaagctagGAAAACTAAGACAAGATGTAACTTGTTAGCTTTTAAATGCAAAGAATTGTTTATTTATACTTAAAGATTTATGCCACCAACTGCTTGCACTAAAAGTATATAGgctttggggggggttgtttgtttgtttgtcaccctcagtagagtactgtggtattaaagctcacagcaacctccaactcttgggctcaagtgattctcttgcctcagtctcccaagttactgggagtacaggtgcccaccacagtgcctggttatttttagagatgggatctcgctcttgctcaggctggtgtcaactcctgagctcaagcaatccacctgcctcggcctcccagagtgttaggattacaggcatgagccactgcaccaggctgcTATTCTCTTTCAATACAGTGTATGCTGCTTCTACAAagagtaccatttatttatttgtttgtttgtttatttatttttgagacagagtctcactctgtggccctgggtgaagtaccatggcatcatcatagcttatggtaacctcaaactcttgggctcaaacaatcctcttgccatagtttttctatttttagcagagatgaggtcttgctcttagtctggtctcaaactcctgagctcaagcaatctcccccaccccccacctaggcttcccagagtgctaggattataggcatgagccaccatgccctggccAAAGAGTACCTTTTAAACAGAGTAGACAAAATTTCCTGTGGGACAGATTGGAAGGACACAGGAAAAAGCATGAAAGTTCCTTACCCTGGTTCCATGTGGCAATGAAACCAGATTCTACACTTTGAGAACCTATGAATACCGGGAGTCTTATATTCTCCAGTGAGAATGATGAGGTCTTGAATTGTTAGCCAAATCAAAAGGACAATaacatatttcttcttttgcctcTACTCTTACAGGAAATGTCATGACCTTGAAGTTTCTAAGTGATGCTTCAGTGACAGCCGGAGGTTTCCAAATCAAATATGTGACAATAGATCCTGTTTCCAAATCCAGTCCAGGAAAAAATACAAGTACTACTTCCActggaaataaaaactttttagcTGGAAGATTTAGCCACATATAAGAAAAGAAGGATGGAACTCCTTTGATCTCAactttatattattattgttaacatttatttattactttttgaaATGTGAAAGCATTGCCTAATTTCAGACaaattggaaaatacagaaaactttAAATGAGAAAGTAAAATCTGTCATAATCTCACTACATACAAATAACAaccattaacattttttcttttttctatttttttgtagttttttattttaacatttgtatgtattttttctttcagtcacttttctatttgtagtgtgtgtgtgtgtatgcatttacatttgaaattttgaaattccACTCTGTGTACAgttttatttcatagttttgttAAACTTGAGCTTTATGGTTTAAGCATTTTTCTGAAATCGTTACGTATTCTACAAAATCATGATTTTGAACAGCTGTAAAATATTCTATGATGTGATTGTTCAATGTGTTATTTAAGCCTGTCTCTAACGTTGGAATGTCAGATTGTTTTCATAAGTAttgttgtaataaatatttttgaacatacATATCTTTTCAACCCTCTAATCATTTGGGGCAGtgtcctagaagtagaattgctgaatcAGAAGTTAATTaaactagaattttctttttagtaggcAAAAATGAAACATCATTGTGAtttggatttccatttctttgtccAGGAGATTGATGGTTGGTTTATATAATTTGGgaccaatttcatttattttgtgagCTATTTTCCATCCCTTTTCTCTCAGCTATTTTATAAAACAGGTCAATCCTTTCTCTTACTGATTTATAAGATTATATTAGATATATATGGCCATGTTTGTCCTACATGTTACAATTTAGTTTTAAGTTCatagtttgctttttatttttatggtttcttttgaTATATCAAAGGTAAACATTTATTGCTGTTATATTTATCGATTTGCTAAGGTATCTTTCCTCATATTTACAAAAGACAaaatactgggcggcacctgtggctcaaggagtagggcaccggccagaggtggcgggttcaaacctggccccggccaaaaaaagaaaaaaaaaaagaaaaagacaaaatacctaggcagcacctgtggctcagtgagtagggcaccagccccatataccgagggtggtgggttcaaaccctgccccagccaaactgcaacaacaacaaaaaaaataactgggcattgtggccagctgtggtctcagctgcttgggaggctgaggctagagaatcacctaagcccaagagctggaggttgctgtgagctgtgacgctacagcactctaacgagggtgataaagtgagattctgtctcaaaaaaaaaaaaatcaagcaacacTTTGTTTTAAAGTGAGTGCAGTGAGCAGAGATGTTGTATTTATGACAGAAAAGGGCTGAGGTAAGCAGTGACTGAGTAGATTCATTGTTTCAAGGTTGCTTTTCTTGTGTAAGTTAAATAGAGGGGGCTTCTTTATTGGTAGGGGGCTTCCCTAGCCCAGGGACCCGCCCAAATAGAACTGAGCCCAGGGTCACAGAAAGGAGTGCACAAGTCCCGCCCAAGAAGGAACGAGTGCACCAATCCCCACCTCCCCCAGGCCTTATATTCCCAACCGCCTTCACCCACGTGCTGACTTCTTTTTCGAGCTCAGCACACTCACACTCGGGTGAATAAAGGCCACATTGCCCACACCGAACTTGGATTCAGTTTCCTTTCGTTCATGTCTGGAAATAACCACTAGTTTTGGATCTCAAACCTCTCACTATCATGCCAACTTGTTATGccccaactccatcttgctaAGGGCTGTTAACACTCCCCctttaagacaggaagctcagctgaaagaaTTTAGTAATAACTACAAAACCCCAGCTTCCCCTTATAAGGACTCCCCGTACGTACCAGGTGTTGGTCAAAATTGCATTGTCAAGGCTTGCATTACGGATTCCTCTTCCCCTACCGAAAGCCTCTTACCAAAGGTTTCCACCCTGCTTCTAGGGGTCAAGAGACTTTGAGGCATGAGCCGGCTCTTGGCCCCACGCTTTGGGTATAACAAACTAAAACTGGCCTGTTTGGGGGTTGGGctattctctctgtctctttcccgATTTCCTGGAAGGTTGTGTAAACAGCTTAGTTTCAGGTGGTGGCAGGGAACTTCAACATGAGTAATTCCATTTTGGATTGGTCTGTTGGGCCTCATGCAAGAGCCCAGTTCAAACAAATGGCctctaatacattttatttaacaagATGCCTAGTCCCGTTTTAAGACTGGATATTTATTCATCTTCATCTGTATTTGATTTTTGCTATATTACTTCACTTTTTAGAATGAAAAACCCACAGTTATTACTCTGTATGTGAGCTAAAGATATCCAAAATATGGCGCTTTGGCATGTCTCAGAAGcagtctctctgaccttctccttcactctcttccccttcccgcctgtctctctttctctctctctcctctttttcccCCAAAGCAAGTCCTGGAAACCATAATTCCTCTTTCCCAAGGTGATTCATTGAAACTAGAGCTCCTCTCCCCCAAAGCAAGCCATAAACCCCAGAAAGGCcactctcttccttctccactctCTTCCTCTCCTGTTGAAGACTCTCATTCTGCAGGGGTCCTGCCGCATACCCCAGAAAAGGAATGCCGCacaggccaagaagaatctgaacagatAGGCATGCTGGGTTTTCTCCCTTGGTCTATTAACATTGGATCACAACCTTctgtccaatcacatttctacatgACTGTCCATTCTTCATCAAGCCTAAGCATAAATACACAGTTTTCCCTGGGTCTTTGGGCCTTCATTTCTGAAGCATTACATGTCACGTAAAACTTTCAGTAAAGTTTTCTCTTGTTAACCTTCCTTTGTTATAGGAGCGTTGGCCATAACCTTTCTGAGGGGTGATGAAAGAATCACACCTTTCTGTCCTTATGCAGGCAATAATTACCATCCAATTAAGTTCAGCCAAAAAGTATGCATCAACCACTGTTCTAGCCATTTGAGAAATACCAGAGAACCCAGTGAACATAATCTCCAGGTTAAGAAGCTTATGTTCTGGTGGAAGGAGAGAGATAATAATTAATATACATACATAGTAAATTAGTAAACTGTGTATTAGAAAGTATgttgcagggcggtgcctgtggctcagtcggtagggcgccggccccatataccgagggtggcgggttcaaacctggccccggccaaactgcagccaaaaaatagccgggcgttgtggtgggcacctgtagtcccagctacttgggaggctgaggcaagagaatcgcttaagcccaggagttggaggttgctgtgagctgtgtgaggccacagcactctaccgagggccataaagtgagactctgtctctacaaaaaaataaataataaataaataaataaataaaataaaaaagaaagtatgttgcaggccaggcacagtggctccacgcctgaatcctagcactctaggaggccgagaccAGCGGATTGCTTCAGCTtaggagtcaagaccagcctgagcaagagtgagaccctggtctctactaaaaatagaaaaaaatacttgctaGTCCAAGTGGCAGGTgcttggggagactgaggcaaggtgATTCcatgagcccaagaatctgaggttgctgtgttgcaccacagcactcaacccagggtgacagagtgagactctgcctcaaaaaaaaggtcagtggctcacgcctgtaatcctagcactctgggaggccaaggcaggtggattacttgaactcaggagtttgagaccagcctgagcaacaatgagaccctgtctctaaaaaaaaaaaaatagccaggcagtggcgggtgcccatagttccagctacttgagaggcggaggcaagaagatcatttgagtccaagagtttcaggttgctgtgagctgtgacatcagggcactttacctagggcaacatagtgagactttcacaaaaaaaaaaaagaaagaaaaatagagaaggaaaagaaagcatgCTGCACAATAAATTATCAACCctgtgttgtgcccagatcccgaaatcccccacaaagaccaccagggagccaagtccgatgcaaaagcaaacgGGCTGtttattgcaagttcaaacttgggc contains:
- the TNFAIP6 gene encoding tumor necrosis factor-inducible gene 6 protein, with the translated sequence MIILIYLFVLLWEDAEGWGFRNGIFHNSIWLEQAAGVYHREARSGKYKLTYTEAKAVCEFEGGRLATYKQVEAARKIGFHICAAGWMAKGRVGYPIVKPGPNCGFGKTGIIDYGVRLNRSERWDAYCYNPHAKECGGVFTDPKRIFKSPGFPKEYEDNQICYWHIRLKYGQRIHLSFLNFDLEDDPGCLADYVEIYDSYDDVHGFVGRYCGDVLPDDIISTGNVMTLKFLSDASVTAGGFQIKYVTIDPVSKSSPGKNTSTTSTGNKNFLAGRFSHI